A region from the Polyangiaceae bacterium genome encodes:
- the tssH gene encoding type VI secretion system ATPase TssH translates to MLIADPRTLLRKLNTTCTKAFEAAASSCVSHRHYEVTVEHVLMALLEDPQSDVTSALAHYNVNAEVFHATLGRYIGEMKSGNPGKPTFSTLLLEWIQDAWIYASTELGDSLLRSGALLVRLVQSPNRYLPVEFPALEQIPRDELRKDLPVIAAMSGEAAQQAAATQSSAQSAGPGGAAGAPGDGPLQRFCSDLTARFRNGELDPIFGREREIRQMIEILVRRRKNNPIIVGEAGVGKTALVEGLAQRIVEGSVPDQLKNVKVMSLDLGALQAGAGVKGEFENRLKGVIEAVKSSPTPIVLFIDEAHTIIGAGGSAGGGDAANLLKPALARGELRTVAATTYAEYKKYFEKDAALERRFQPVHCGEPSVDVATVMLRGVAPKFEESHGVVIRDEAVVAAVTLSSRYISGRQLPDKAVDLLDTSAAYVNLVRNAPPAILEDTQAELAAVERELEAMDRDEKAGVTPAADVRKETEEKKAALLASVAELEEKVAEQRKIVDRIDELRGQIKLATEGAEPAADDAQKKTEGDKAAEAGAAPAEKIDVEAARASLREELEKLRNIKAEDRLVAADVDESAVSSIVADWTGIPVGKMVKDDVDAIVHLEDRMQARVRGQDMALAAIAREVRAARSGLKPPNTPLGVFLLVGPSGVGKTETALTLADLMFGGERFVVTINMSEFQERHTVSRLIGSPPGYVGYGEGGVLTEAVRHRPYSVVLLDEVEKADKEVLNLFYQVFDKGMLSDGEGRVVDFKNTIVILTSNLATDLITTTAAPDEELPDYEELTTIIKPTLSAHFKPALLARMTVVPYVPIRPDALKGIARMKMGGIVSRAKAAHGMDLQITDKVIDAIADRCQEVESGARNVDHILRGTVMPLVSSEILKSIAAGEELDKMQLDLDDAGEIICVKG, encoded by the coding sequence ATGCTGATCGCCGACCCGCGTACACTGCTGCGGAAGCTGAACACGACTTGCACGAAAGCGTTCGAGGCCGCGGCTTCGAGCTGCGTTTCGCATCGCCACTACGAGGTCACCGTCGAGCACGTCTTGATGGCGCTCTTGGAGGACCCTCAGAGCGACGTCACGTCCGCGCTGGCGCACTACAACGTCAACGCTGAAGTGTTCCATGCGACGCTCGGGCGTTACATCGGGGAAATGAAGTCGGGGAATCCCGGCAAACCCACTTTCAGCACCCTGCTGCTCGAGTGGATTCAGGACGCGTGGATCTACGCATCCACCGAACTGGGAGATTCGCTGCTGCGCTCCGGCGCATTGCTCGTGCGGCTGGTGCAGTCGCCCAATCGCTACTTGCCGGTGGAGTTCCCGGCGCTCGAACAGATCCCGCGCGACGAGCTGCGCAAAGATCTGCCGGTGATCGCCGCGATGAGCGGCGAAGCGGCGCAGCAAGCCGCCGCCACCCAGAGCAGCGCCCAGTCTGCGGGCCCCGGTGGTGCCGCCGGCGCGCCTGGGGACGGACCGCTTCAACGCTTCTGCTCGGACCTGACCGCGCGTTTCCGCAACGGTGAGCTCGACCCCATCTTTGGTCGCGAGCGTGAGATCCGACAGATGATCGAGATCTTGGTTCGTCGACGTAAGAACAATCCCATCATCGTCGGTGAGGCGGGCGTCGGTAAGACTGCGCTAGTCGAAGGTCTCGCCCAACGCATCGTTGAGGGCTCGGTCCCGGACCAGCTGAAGAACGTCAAGGTGATGTCCCTGGATCTCGGCGCGCTGCAAGCGGGCGCCGGCGTCAAGGGTGAGTTCGAGAACCGCCTCAAGGGCGTGATCGAAGCCGTGAAGTCATCGCCCACGCCGATCGTGCTGTTCATCGACGAGGCCCACACCATCATCGGTGCCGGCGGCTCTGCCGGCGGTGGCGACGCAGCGAACCTGCTCAAGCCTGCGCTGGCGCGCGGTGAGCTGCGCACCGTGGCGGCGACCACCTACGCCGAATACAAGAAGTACTTCGAAAAGGACGCTGCGCTCGAGCGTCGCTTTCAGCCGGTCCACTGTGGCGAGCCGTCAGTCGACGTCGCAACGGTCATGCTTCGCGGCGTGGCGCCAAAGTTCGAGGAGTCTCACGGCGTCGTGATCCGGGATGAAGCGGTGGTCGCAGCCGTCACGCTGTCGAGCCGCTACATCAGCGGTCGCCAGCTGCCGGACAAGGCCGTCGACTTGCTCGATACCAGTGCTGCCTACGTGAACCTGGTGCGCAACGCTCCCCCTGCGATCCTCGAGGATACGCAGGCCGAGCTAGCTGCTGTCGAGCGCGAACTCGAGGCCATGGACCGCGATGAGAAGGCTGGCGTGACTCCCGCGGCCGATGTCCGCAAGGAAACAGAAGAGAAGAAGGCGGCGCTCCTGGCGAGCGTAGCTGAGCTCGAAGAAAAGGTCGCGGAGCAACGTAAGATCGTCGATCGCATCGACGAGCTGCGCGGGCAGATCAAGCTGGCTACCGAAGGCGCGGAGCCGGCGGCAGACGACGCCCAAAAGAAGACCGAAGGTGACAAGGCGGCGGAAGCCGGCGCTGCACCGGCAGAGAAGATCGATGTCGAGGCGGCACGAGCGAGTCTGCGCGAAGAACTGGAGAAGCTGCGCAACATCAAGGCGGAAGATCGCCTGGTCGCTGCAGACGTGGACGAGTCAGCGGTATCTTCTATCGTGGCCGACTGGACGGGTATCCCCGTCGGCAAGATGGTGAAGGACGACGTCGACGCGATCGTGCACCTGGAAGATCGCATGCAGGCGCGCGTGCGCGGTCAGGACATGGCGCTGGCCGCGATTGCTCGCGAAGTACGTGCAGCACGCTCCGGTCTCAAGCCCCCGAACACGCCCCTCGGTGTGTTCCTGCTAGTCGGGCCCTCCGGTGTGGGTAAGACCGAGACCGCGCTCACCTTGGCGGATCTGATGTTCGGCGGTGAACGTTTCGTGGTCACCATCAACATGAGCGAGTTCCAGGAGCGCCACACGGTGTCGCGCTTGATCGGCTCTCCTCCGGGCTATGTTGGCTACGGCGAGGGTGGCGTGCTCACCGAAGCCGTGCGGCACCGTCCGTACTCCGTCGTGCTGCTCGACGAGGTCGAGAAGGCCGACAAGGAAGTGCTCAACCTGTTCTACCAGGTGTTCGACAAGGGCATGCTGAGCGACGGCGAAGGCCGCGTGGTCGACTTCAAGAACACGATCGTGATCCTCACCAGCAACCTGGCAACGGATCTGATCACGACGACGGCGGCACCCGATGAGGAGCTGCCGGACTACGAAGAACTCACCACCATCATCAAGCCGACGCTCAGCGCGCACTTCAAGCCCGCGCTGCTCGCGCGCATGACGGTCGTGCCTTACGTGCCGATTCGTCCCGACGCGCTGAAGGGCATCGCGCGCATGAAGATGGGCGGCATCGTCTCTCGCGCCAAGGCGGCTCACGGTATGGATCTGCAGATCACCGACAAGGTGATCGATGCCATCGCCGATCGTTGCCAAGAAGTGGAGAGCGGCGCGCGAAACGTGGATCACATCCTGCGAGGGACGGTGATGCCACTGGTCTCGAGCGAGATCCTCAAGAGCATCGCGGCTGGCGAGGAGCTCGACAAGATGCAGCTAGATCTCGACGATGCCGGCGAGATCATCTGCGTGAAGGGATAG
- a CDS encoding lytic transglycosylase domain-containing protein, with product MQRQTVAKACAVVAGLVVGGGLAVARPAAAPPMPIAKLEPRPTRVVKPRPNPASNAPSNEALSGIARLQALEAKLDSKSEEPEVDEGHSGLTPEERAVMAQGTPDWTKAYALPDLPVDYNPLVQQQVASLTSDPKLRKRVEAALKASGRYSHLVLQILRENALPEDLVSVVFASSGFQVDAVSARGDAGLWQLSPTEAVLYGLMVKPNYDERRDVELATRAVAKRLADLHEKYGTWELALAAFHSGDATISRVPDVGEKSFWELLSSDGELPKSAAEYVPLVLATALVLKNRDSFQLDTKPDAPIYPARMQVPAGMDLSLVARASGTSLDQIRMLNPSILSEFVPSVTRDLTIQVPSGSAGRARMLLAQVMSGYGSDDLHRHVPSSFDWGRDELPSAPTEFAPQLSAAKRNKARDKDPWLLPALVPPPGQAADVSKAPTPAEPNAKATDSSAQSDGTKSAKKPAKKSDWAAVAAGKSAASGSGKTQ from the coding sequence ATGCAGCGTCAAACGGTGGCCAAGGCATGCGCCGTGGTGGCCGGATTGGTAGTCGGCGGCGGCTTGGCGGTAGCTCGGCCGGCTGCAGCGCCGCCAATGCCGATCGCCAAGCTCGAGCCGCGCCCAACCCGCGTCGTCAAGCCGCGCCCCAATCCAGCCAGCAATGCGCCTTCGAATGAGGCGCTATCTGGGATCGCACGGCTCCAAGCCTTGGAAGCCAAGCTCGACTCCAAGTCGGAAGAGCCAGAGGTCGACGAGGGGCACTCGGGTCTGACGCCGGAGGAGCGCGCGGTGATGGCGCAGGGGACGCCAGACTGGACCAAGGCCTACGCGCTGCCGGATCTACCCGTCGACTACAATCCGCTGGTTCAGCAACAGGTCGCGAGCCTCACCTCCGATCCAAAGCTGCGGAAGCGAGTGGAGGCGGCGCTCAAGGCGAGCGGACGGTACTCGCACCTGGTGCTGCAGATCCTGAGGGAGAATGCACTACCCGAGGACTTGGTGTCAGTGGTCTTCGCGTCCAGTGGCTTCCAAGTCGACGCGGTCTCGGCACGTGGTGACGCGGGGCTCTGGCAACTCTCTCCCACAGAGGCCGTGCTCTACGGCTTGATGGTGAAACCGAACTACGACGAGCGCCGCGACGTGGAGCTGGCGACGCGCGCCGTGGCCAAGCGGCTCGCTGACTTGCACGAGAAGTACGGTACCTGGGAGCTCGCCTTGGCGGCGTTCCACTCGGGTGACGCGACGATCTCCCGTGTGCCCGATGTGGGTGAGAAGAGCTTCTGGGAGCTGCTCTCCAGCGACGGCGAGCTGCCCAAGTCTGCAGCTGAGTACGTGCCCTTGGTGCTCGCCACGGCGCTGGTGCTCAAGAACCGGGACTCGTTCCAGCTCGATACGAAGCCAGATGCACCGATCTATCCCGCGCGGATGCAAGTGCCTGCCGGCATGGATCTGTCACTCGTCGCCCGCGCTTCTGGCACCAGCCTGGACCAGATCCGCATGCTGAACCCCTCGATTTTGAGCGAGTTCGTGCCAAGCGTTACGCGCGACCTGACGATTCAGGTGCCTTCGGGCAGTGCGGGACGCGCGCGCATGCTGCTCGCTCAGGTGATGAGCGGCTACGGCTCTGACGACCTACATCGTCACGTCCCGTCCAGCTTCGACTGGGGGCGAGATGAGCTTCCTTCTGCCCCAACGGAGTTCGCTCCTCAGCTGAGCGCCGCAAAGCGCAACAAGGCAAGGGACAAGGATCCGTGGCTGCTCCCAGCGCTCGTACCGCCCCCTGGTCAGGCCGCGGATGTTTCGAAGGCGCCGACTCCAGCAGAGCCCAACGCCAAGGCGACCGATTCCTCGGCGCAGAGCGACGGCACGAAGAGCGCCAAGAAGCCCGCCAAGAAATCTGACTGGGCGGCGGTAGCAGCCGGAAAGAGCGCTGCTTCGGGCTCTGGGAAGACTCAATGA
- a CDS encoding FHA domain-containing protein, whose protein sequence is MSAGYGVRVTNTKTGSSLERTFAKLPIRIGRNALNDLRLDLPFVSDFHAVIESQNGEIMLRDLGSTNGTMLRSTGKLQPNQVISLQAHNYEFAIVSVVITIYSTQVEPEPTSARRFGVASYASPQVLESARPAPPAAATAHLQTYAAYRKGWTELMTNINEHIGRFPPEQRVAALQAMAREMPALLQEPDFQRLAASLGSPIPHAPRTTTREEAVALQGLKELASDLVPSRGTPESVDDLVLFLTKLREVLSIFLQTFVPLRDGYRQFRSDMEITGAVDVTGSSQIVSRAKDPQELAAGLLDWKSPVNDAPRAIEGTLADLMTHHVAMINGVMQGVKSLLNELSPQTIEQMLDDPNARKPEGTTFGPFRFKSLWKLYEQRYGDLTSEEKHVFSLLFGDAFAQAYGRYQTSGGSRMTTRHVSAVNPTGGPFGTR, encoded by the coding sequence GTGTCAGCCGGCTATGGCGTGCGCGTCACCAACACCAAGACTGGCTCGAGTTTGGAGCGCACGTTCGCCAAGCTGCCGATCCGCATCGGCCGCAACGCGCTGAACGACCTGCGCCTAGACCTGCCCTTCGTCTCCGACTTCCACGCGGTGATCGAGTCGCAGAACGGCGAGATCATGCTGCGCGACCTGGGCAGCACGAACGGCACCATGCTGCGCTCCACGGGCAAGCTACAGCCGAACCAGGTGATCAGCCTGCAGGCACACAACTACGAGTTCGCGATCGTGAGCGTGGTGATCACGATCTACTCCACCCAAGTCGAGCCAGAGCCGACCAGCGCCCGACGCTTCGGGGTCGCGAGCTACGCGTCGCCTCAAGTGCTGGAATCCGCTCGCCCTGCGCCGCCAGCCGCCGCCACCGCCCACCTCCAAACCTACGCGGCGTATCGCAAGGGGTGGACCGAGTTGATGACCAACATCAACGAGCACATCGGGCGCTTTCCTCCGGAGCAGCGGGTCGCAGCGCTCCAGGCGATGGCTCGCGAGATGCCTGCGCTGCTCCAGGAACCCGACTTTCAGCGGCTCGCGGCGTCCCTCGGATCGCCCATTCCCCACGCTCCTCGCACAACCACGCGGGAAGAAGCAGTCGCGCTGCAAGGCTTGAAGGAGCTCGCGAGCGACCTCGTGCCGAGCCGCGGCACCCCGGAGAGCGTGGACGATCTGGTGCTGTTTCTCACCAAGCTGCGAGAAGTGCTGTCCATCTTCCTGCAGACGTTCGTGCCGTTGAGGGATGGCTACCGTCAGTTCCGCTCGGACATGGAAATCACTGGAGCGGTGGACGTCACCGGAAGCTCACAAATCGTGAGCCGCGCCAAGGACCCCCAAGAGCTCGCCGCCGGGCTGCTGGACTGGAAATCACCCGTCAATGACGCGCCCCGGGCGATCGAAGGCACCTTGGCGGATCTGATGACCCATCACGTCGCGATGATCAACGGCGTGATGCAGGGCGTGAAGTCCCTGCTCAACGAGCTGAGCCCACAGACGATCGAGCAGATGCTCGACGACCCCAACGCCCGCAAGCCCGAGGGCACCACCTTTGGCCCCTTCCGCTTCAAATCACTGTGGAAACTCTATGAGCAGCGCTACGGCGACCTGACCAGCGAGGAAAAGCACGTCTTTTCCCTGCTCTTCGGCGACGCATTCGCCCAGGCCTACGGGCGCTACCAAACCAGCGGGGGCAGCCGCATGACCACACGTCATGTGAGCGCGGTCAACCCGACGGGTGGTCCGTTCGGCACACGCTGA
- a CDS encoding type VI secretion system contractile sheath large subunit, which produces MSDEKTGGGIAGFGIQFGSGSSAKTAQSDPVAEDSGLGGPFRIVVVSQVTAGADYSTGADPVPNVMRLNRSDFDRTMSELAPSFSIEVETALSDKPLRVDLRWERMKSLKPQSIIDQVPALRSLIDARRVLQNLVERRIDRDAARIQLSRVLPDGRFNDELCRDLASASGAAPGDTAAAPAAAAPAAAPAPTGSGALDSLLEQVDIATPQQTLEDVAPGAASSLIAAVVKGAGGTKGAVLGNSLDRAISRVESTFTDLLDAIFCHPETQRLEATWRGLWLLLENANTGAGVEIDLIPVCEGHDKITQALTILARREGIHEAERAPVDMVIVDATVGSSQTDLKALEAWSVVAEVLRAPLVTGASHELVGVDKLEDLAYSERRHTGTTDPRAVAARAIAGRDSARWVCLALNRVLVRAAYTTETSRSKEIPFGQDAKGKGHVFAGAYWVIASRCADSYVRTGLGTAMTGGSDGLMSGLPVHEIEDRGEHAAIPVETFISSESQAELARAGITSLGCARNRDMAILSHATTFYREPSQTGGDAAPASASLADQLFVGRFSHAVEMVAAAIPAHASPNAAADVARIALADFFKNPPPVGPEIDAKARDGLLEVTVRPRRFAGIGLSEVTLAAPLAQ; this is translated from the coding sequence ATGAGCGACGAAAAGACAGGCGGGGGCATCGCGGGCTTTGGCATCCAGTTCGGCAGCGGAAGCAGCGCGAAGACGGCTCAGAGCGATCCGGTCGCCGAAGACAGCGGCCTCGGCGGTCCCTTCCGCATCGTCGTGGTGAGCCAAGTCACCGCCGGCGCCGACTACTCCACGGGTGCGGATCCGGTGCCCAACGTGATGCGTCTGAATCGCAGCGACTTCGACCGCACGATGAGTGAGCTGGCGCCGAGCTTCAGCATCGAGGTCGAGACGGCGCTCTCCGACAAGCCGCTTCGGGTCGACTTGCGCTGGGAGCGCATGAAGTCGCTCAAGCCCCAGAGCATCATCGATCAGGTGCCCGCGTTGCGCTCCTTGATTGACGCGCGCCGCGTGCTGCAAAACCTGGTGGAGCGGCGCATCGACCGCGATGCCGCACGGATTCAGCTCTCACGGGTGCTCCCGGATGGACGCTTCAACGACGAGCTATGCCGCGACCTGGCGTCGGCCAGCGGTGCAGCTCCTGGGGACACTGCGGCAGCGCCTGCGGCGGCAGCGCCTGCGGCGGCTCCGGCGCCGACCGGCAGCGGCGCCCTCGACTCGTTGCTCGAGCAGGTCGACATCGCGACCCCGCAGCAGACGTTGGAGGACGTCGCGCCCGGCGCCGCTTCTTCGCTGATCGCCGCCGTGGTGAAGGGCGCTGGCGGCACCAAGGGCGCCGTGCTGGGCAACAGCCTCGACCGTGCGATTTCTCGCGTGGAAAGCACCTTTACGGACCTACTCGACGCGATCTTCTGCCACCCGGAGACGCAGCGCCTGGAGGCCACCTGGCGCGGCCTGTGGCTCCTGCTGGAAAACGCGAACACCGGCGCTGGTGTCGAGATCGACTTGATCCCGGTGTGTGAAGGCCACGACAAGATCACTCAGGCGCTCACCATCCTGGCGCGTCGTGAAGGCATCCACGAGGCGGAGCGCGCGCCGGTCGATATGGTGATCGTCGACGCGACCGTAGGCAGCTCTCAGACGGACCTGAAGGCCCTCGAGGCGTGGAGCGTGGTGGCCGAGGTGCTGCGTGCGCCGCTGGTCACTGGCGCTAGCCATGAGCTCGTCGGCGTCGATAAGCTGGAAGATCTCGCCTACTCCGAGCGCCGCCACACGGGCACCACGGACCCACGTGCCGTAGCAGCGCGCGCTATCGCGGGTCGTGATTCCGCGCGCTGGGTCTGCCTGGCGCTGAACCGCGTGCTGGTGCGGGCCGCTTACACCACGGAAACGTCCCGCTCGAAGGAGATCCCCTTTGGGCAGGATGCAAAGGGCAAGGGCCATGTGTTCGCTGGCGCCTACTGGGTGATCGCCAGTCGCTGCGCCGACAGCTACGTCCGCACCGGTCTCGGCACCGCCATGACCGGCGGCAGCGACGGGTTGATGAGCGGCCTCCCCGTGCACGAGATCGAAGACCGTGGCGAACACGCGGCGATCCCAGTCGAGACCTTCATCTCCAGCGAGTCCCAGGCGGAGCTCGCGCGCGCCGGGATCACCAGCCTTGGTTGCGCGCGGAACCGCGACATGGCGATCTTGAGCCACGCGACGACCTTCTACCGTGAGCCAAGCCAGACCGGCGGAGACGCGGCGCCCGCCAGCGCATCACTCGCGGATCAGCTGTTCGTTGGCCGCTTCTCCCACGCGGTGGAGATGGTAGCCGCAGCCATCCCGGCCCACGCGTCACCGAACGCTGCAGCAGACGTCGCGCGCATCGCCTTGGCCGACTTCTTCAAGAACCCGCCCCCGGTGGGCCCTGAGATCGACGCCAAGGCGCGGGACGGCTTGCTGGAGGTCACGGTACGCCCGCGTCGTTTCGCCGGCATTGGCCTCTCCGAAGTGACGCTAGCTGCGCCGCTGGCGCAGTGA